The following nucleotide sequence is from Candidatus Hydrogenedentota bacterium.
GGTAAGCAGACGTGATTTCCTCCGGACCACCGCGGCGGCTGCGGCGGTGAGCGGAATGGCGCACGAGGCGTGGGCGCAGGAGTCCGGATTGCGCTTGGGCGCGCAGAGCTATAGTTTTCGCCAATTCAGCTTCGAGGACAGCCTGAAACGGCTCAAGGAACTAGGGCTGAACGTGATGGAGTTCTGCTCGGTTCATTTTCCACCCGACGCGGAACACCCCAATTTCGGCAAGGTGAAGCAGGCGCTTCTGGACGCGGGTGTCGCCGTTCCCTGCTTTGGCGTGGAGGGCTTCGGAAAAGACAAGGCCGCGAACCGGAAGCGGTTCGAATTCGCCAAGGCACTCGGGATTGAAGTGCTGACGGCGGACGTCGAACGGGATGCCTTTGATGACGTGGAGGCGCTCTGTGAAGAGTTCAAGGTCAAAATCGCCATCCACAATCACGGGCCGGGCGCGCGCTATGACAAAGTGACTGATACGCTCACGGCGGTGGAAGGGCGCAGCCCGTTGCTCGGCGCGTGCGTGGACACCGGGCACTCGATTCGCTCGGGGGATAAGCCGCATGAAGTCATCCAGGCGCTGGGCAACCGCGTGATTTCGCTTCATCTCAAGGATTGGCTGCACGGTGGTGAGGAACAAATACTGGGCGAGGGCGAACTGGACTTGACCGCCGTGGCGAAGGCGCTCAAGGCGCTTGCGTTCAACGGGCCCGCGGTGTTCGAGTACGAGAATCATCCTGAGAATCCCGTGCCGGACATGGTCAAGGGCCTGGCCAACTGGCGCGCGGCGTGGCAGTCGGTCTAAGCGCCCAGGCGCGGGAAATGAAAGACGCAGCATGGGTGATCTGCTGGTGAAAGGGGACCATGTCGTCGGGCTGGACATCGGCGCGACGAAGATCATGGCGTCGGTGTTCAATCACAAGTTCGAGACGTTGGGGCAGAGCCGCAAGCGCAGCAGGAAGAACGGCCAGACGGCGGAAGCCCGCATACGGCAGATCATCCGGGAAGCTCTTGAAGAAGCGGGGAACCCGCCCATCCGGGGCATCGGTGTCGGGTCTCCAGGACCGCTGGACCCGAAGACGGGCGTTATCATTGACACGCCGAATCTGGGCTGGAAGGACTTCCCGCTGGGAGAAACGCTCTCGAAAGAGTTCGGCGTGCCGGTTGTCGTGGACAATGACGTCAACGTGGGCACCTATGGCGAATGGCGGTTCGGCGATATCAGCGATTGCGAAGACATCGTGGGCGTGTTTCCGGGTACGGGCATCGGCGGCGGGATCATCATTAATCGAAAGCTGCTGCACGGATATTCGGGCGCGGCGGGCGAAGTGGGCCATATGACCATCGAGGTCAACGGCCCGTATTGCGGCTGCGGCAAGCGCGGTTGCCTCGAGGCGGTTGCCTCGCGCATAGCGATTGCGAAAGAGATAGCGGCATTGGCCGTGCGCGAGGACGCGCCATACATAAAGGCGAACTGCGGCACCGATATCGAGAACATGCGCAGCAGCGCGATCGCGAAGGCCATAGAAAACGGCGAGAAGATGGTTGAAGGGGTGGTGCGCAAGGCCGCTTACTACGTGGGTATCGCCGTGGCGAACCTCATCAATATCCTGAGTCCGCAGGCCGTGGTGCTCGGCGGCGGCCTCGTCGAAGCGATGACGGACCTGTATCTGGAGGAGGTCAACCGCGGGGTCAAGGAGCATGCGATGCCGTTCCTGCGAAAGGGCGTCCGGATCGTCCCCGCGAAACTGGGCGACGACGCAGTCGTGCTCGGTGCGGCGCACCTGGTCGCGAAGCGGCTGCGCGCCCAGGCCAAAGCCTGAGCCGTCGCGCGCGGAAGCGGCACAGCGATGCTTTACAGGCCGGACTGGGACGAAGTCCGCGAGAACTTCAGCGCGTGGTGGCGCCGGGAACTGGATACGCCGCTCGTGCAGGTATGCTCCACGCGCGCGGGGATTGCGCCTGGCCCGTGGTGGGACGGATGGGCCTTCCTGAAACATCGCGATAACCCCGAGCGGGTTGTCCGCGACTTTGACGCGTTCTGCGGCAGAACCTGGTTCGGAGGCGAAGCCTTTCCCAATCTCTTCGTCAATCTCGGCCCGGGCGTGCTGGCCGCGTATCTGAGCGGTTACCTGCATTTCGACGCGGCCGCGGCCACGGCCTGGTTCGAGCAACCGCGTTCCTGGGAGGCCGTCGAGGCGCTGACCTTCGAGACAGACAACCCCTGGTGGCGGTACACGCGCCGGGTCACGGAACTTGGCTGCGCGGCGGGCCGCGACAGATTCCTGGTCAGCATGACCGATATCGGCGGCACGGCTGACGTTCTCGCGTCCCTGCGCGGAACGGGAGCGCTGCTCGAGGACATGCTGCTCGAGCCGGTCCGCGTGCATGCCGCCCTGGACCGCATCGACGCGGCGTGGGGGAGGGTTTATGACGAGGTCAGCGCCACCATCGCTCAAACGCAGCACGGCACCACCGCGTGGATGGGCCTGTGGTGTCCGGAGCGATGGTATCCGCTCCAGTGCGATTTTGCGGCCATGATTGCCCCCGACATGTTCCGCGAATTCGTCGTACCGTCGATTGAACGCCAGTGCCGCGCCTTGGACCATGCCATTTACCATTGGGATGGCCCCGGCCAGATTCCGCATTTGGATGCGTTGCTGGAGATACCAAAACTCGACGGCATCCAGTGGGTTCCCGGCGACGGCCATCCGCCCTGCGACGCACCGGAATGGTTCCCGCTCTACGAGAGGATTTTGAATGCCGACAAGTTGCTGGTCCTGCAGGTAATTGGCGACCCGCGTAACGTTCCGGCGATGATCCGCGCCCTGCCGAACACGGGCAGGCTTTTGTTGAGCCTCTGGCTGCCCGCCGAAGCGGAAGCACGCCAGTTTCTTCAGTCCGTCCGCCCGCGCGAGGGCTTTCCCTGAGACCCTTCTTCCTGACGCAGGAATCGCGCCTCGGCCCAATCCGCGTGGTCGGCGGCTATGCCGTCGCCTGCGTCTTCGACAAGGAGCGTGAGCGTGTCTACGCCCGCCACGGGTATGTGGATATCCGTGGGGGCGGTCGCGTTGGACATGACGGGGCTTCGGTAGCATTCGTGGCCGTCGGCCTGGACCACAAACACGACGGAACCCCCTGGAACTTCCTGGTCCTTTCCGATCGTAGCCGCGAAGAATACGCAACCTTCGGGAACGCTGAATACGATGCGCGAAGGCGCGTGCGTGCCGAGCCCCCGCAGGAAGGACCTGCCGCCCAAGCGCATGGTCTGCTCCATCACGCTCGCGTTCCGGCGGACTTCGCCCCAACCCGCGGCCGCCTCCGACCAGTCGAGCGCGTCGGCGTATACGCCGTCAATCCGCTCAATGGGCCGGGGCACGACACGTGCGGCCACATCGTCAACTGCGAGCGGCGTCAGCGGCACCAGCGTGCGTGACCAGCTTGCACAGTCGGGCTGATAGGTGGGGAATGCCGGGCCCTCGGTGGGGGCAAGGGAGGTGCCCGCCCGGGTATAACCACGGACATAGAGTCCGAACGAGGCGGGGGTACTCGGCGCAAGCATTTCCATGGAGATCTCGCTTGCACCTGCATGCAACGGCGCGAGGAACCATGTCCAATACTCTTCAGGCGGCGCCCCGGAGGCGGCAAACGCGCCCACCGATGAAACCATGGACGGTGTTACTCGCGCGCCGTCGACGGTCAGTCTGCAAAGACTACTGGCCAATTCCGCGGTACCCTCGGCGAGTACGCACAACTCAGCGTCTGTCGCATCATCAATCCTGACGTTGCCGCTCGCGGCGAAGCGCACGAGTTCCTCGGATTCGCCCACGGGCGTGGTCCACGACGGCCCGAATGCAGGGACATCGCTGCTGAAACGCACACGCTCGATGGTTGGGCCAGCGGCGGGACGCCAATCCACACGCGGCTGAGGACGCGCAAGGGAACCGGTTGTCTCGTCACTACTGGGCAAAACCTCCGCAAACACCGTCTCATAGGGCCCCAACCCGACGGTGAGGGGCATCTCCTTCGATTGCCGTGCAAGGAGTTCCCGGCGTGGGTAGAGCATTCGTAGTTCGCAGGCCGATTCCTCACATTCAGGCGGTTCCAGGGTCAAAGTCGTCTCCTCGATCCACGGGTTTCGCAGGCAATAGAGAGACCGTCGTGCCCCCAGAAAGGCATAGCCATAGGCCTCCCGTTTCGCCGGGTCCCCGCCTATCGGAAGCGGCTCCTGCAGGACTTCGCGATTATGGCGGGCCCATGCAATCAGGTCCGAAAAGAATCCCCATTCTTTCGTGTCCATGAATTGCGGGTTGATATAGCAGGAAACAAACCAGCGCCCGCGCCCGATGGACATAACGGCATGGTTCTGAAACGCGCCGGGGCACTGCACGATAATGTCGAAGCACTGCAGGGCGGAACTGGGCATGAGAAAGGCATCACGCCCTTCAAGATTCTTGATGTCGCGAGCCGTGGTCATGGACTCAATCCATTCCGGGCAGGGGCAGCGGCCCGGCGGGCTGTCGTCGCCGAAGGGTCCGATAATGAAGGGCGTGTGCATGAGCCACCACGGACTCGGCTGGTATCCGAAACAGGTGGGTTCGAGGGCAATGCCGGGGTCTCGCGCGCGCAAGGCGTCAAAAACCTGGATCAACCCTTCCGCAAGCGCGAAACGTGAGGCCTCTCCAGCAGGATGACCATGTGTTGACGCATCGCATTCCGGGACAAAGCCGTCGAACTTGACGTGCGCGAGCCCGGCTTCGGCCTGGTAGCGCAGCAAGGCGTCGCGGAACGCCTGCTGGTACTTCCCGCCGATGCCTGTGCAGGCGCTATAGCCCAGCGTGCGGTGCGGCATTACCTCATATCCGGCCGATTCCAGCCAGTGATTGTCGAGCGCGAAGGGATAAAGGCTGCTGGGCGAAATCCAGAGGCCGGGCCTCGCGTGGACCGCGGCCAAGGCCTCGCGGATCCGGTCAAAGCGCCGCGGAAAATGCTTGGCACTGATTTCCCAGGCGGAATGGGGATTGGACCAGCCCGCATCGAGCGCATACGAATCGAAAAAGAAACCCGTCGTATCGAAGAGGCCCTGCTTGAGCGCGGCGATATTCGACAATACGAACGATTCGGAGGACGGCACCGGCGCCGTCCACCAGTCGTTGTAGTGCACATGCAAATCGCGCGGCTTCACGCGCACGGTGTCGAGATAGCGCAGGAACGCGCGGCGCATGCCTTCTTCCGGGCCGGCGCGCAGGTCCTCTTGCGACGCGACCCCGACAATCACGTTCGCCAAGCCGGTAGACTCTGTCGTAACCTCCAAATCCGCGACCTGCGCAAGGTCCAGCGTATCGCCTTCGACCCGACAAGAGGCTACGGGATGTTCGATACCGGTGAAAAGAACCTGGCCAAAGACCGGACTGGACACATTTTGCGGCCCCATTAGCCTGAAGTCCTCATTCTCGACACGAATCTTGAGCAGTCTCAGCCGGTCAAGAATCAGGGGCCGTTCCAGGGCGCGGATTGCAGTCTCGATCCGCAAAGTGCGACCGTCTTCGCAGAACGAGTAGAAGCGATTGACCGCAAGCGACAGGGCTGGCATGACTCCAGTAAGGACGATGCGGTCGCTGTGCGTTGCGATCTCCGGGAATTGGCCATCCTCCGTGCCTTCCGGGGAACTTCCGCGGACCTTAAAGGCGCAACCCGGACCGGAAATCGTCCAGGCCTGTCCCGATGCCGTATCCTCCAATGCAGTCCACATCCAGCCCCGCGGCGTCTCCGAGAAGACCGCCCGGACGCCTCCGGGTCCAACCAGCGCGACCGGTTCAGGGGCCGTGATTGCGCAGACAGGCAGAGAACATAGCAGACAGAGTGCGGCGGACATGGCGGTGCCCCTCCATGGTTCGCCTCACGGTGCCAGAGGGAATAGCCGCACTTCAAGACTGTCCCCGCCAGGCCAGCGCGACACCGCACACAGCGCCGCGGAAAATGAGGGAAAAGTCAAAGATGTTCGGGCGAATCGGCATGCCGGCCGTCAGCGGCTGCTGACCGCAAACAGACCCGCAATGGCTGCGTCGCCGCTTGCCGCCGCAATTCCGGCGGGCGTAACGCCATTGGCATCCTTCATGTCGGGCATGGCGCCGTGGCGCAGGAGCAACTCGGCCATGGCGCGATGCCCGGCGCGGACGGCTTTGTGGAGGGGCGTTGCCCCGGCGCGGTCCTGCGTGTTGGTATGAGCACCGCTCTCGAGCATGACCATGGCAAGCGCTGTGTCGTCCTTTACGGCGGCCCAATGGAGGACCGTCGAGCCAAGCATCGTCGCCGCGTTGGGATTGGCGCCCTGTTCGAGAAGCAGCCGGAGGAGTGCTGATTGCCCCGCAATGGCGGCGCGGTGCAGCGCGGTAAGGCCGAGGGGCGTTCTTAGTTCGATATCCGCGCCCGCAAGCAGAAGCATCTTGACCGATCCGGCCTGACCGGC
It contains:
- a CDS encoding ROK family protein, translated to MGDLLVKGDHVVGLDIGATKIMASVFNHKFETLGQSRKRSRKNGQTAEARIRQIIREALEEAGNPPIRGIGVGSPGPLDPKTGVIIDTPNLGWKDFPLGETLSKEFGVPVVVDNDVNVGTYGEWRFGDISDCEDIVGVFPGTGIGGGIIINRKLLHGYSGAAGEVGHMTIEVNGPYCGCGKRGCLEAVASRIAIAKEIAALAVREDAPYIKANCGTDIENMRSSAIAKAIENGEKMVEGVVRKAAYYVGIAVANLINILSPQAVVLGGGLVEAMTDLYLEEVNRGVKEHAMPFLRKGVRIVPAKLGDDAVVLGAAHLVAKRLRAQAKA
- a CDS encoding NPCBM/NEW2 domain-containing protein → MSAALCLLCSLPVCAITAPEPVALVGPGGVRAVFSETPRGWMWTALEDTASGQAWTISGPGCAFKVRGSSPEGTEDGQFPEIATHSDRIVLTGVMPALSLAVNRFYSFCEDGRTLRIETAIRALERPLILDRLRLLKIRVENEDFRLMGPQNVSSPVFGQVLFTGIEHPVASCRVEGDTLDLAQVADLEVTTESTGLANVIVGVASQEDLRAGPEEGMRRAFLRYLDTVRVKPRDLHVHYNDWWTAPVPSSESFVLSNIAALKQGLFDTTGFFFDSYALDAGWSNPHSAWEISAKHFPRRFDRIREALAAVHARPGLWISPSSLYPFALDNHWLESAGYEVMPHRTLGYSACTGIGGKYQQAFRDALLRYQAEAGLAHVKFDGFVPECDASTHGHPAGEASRFALAEGLIQVFDALRARDPGIALEPTCFGYQPSPWWLMHTPFIIGPFGDDSPPGRCPCPEWIESMTTARDIKNLEGRDAFLMPSSALQCFDIIVQCPGAFQNHAVMSIGRGRWFVSCYINPQFMDTKEWGFFSDLIAWARHNREVLQEPLPIGGDPAKREAYGYAFLGARRSLYCLRNPWIEETTLTLEPPECEESACELRMLYPRRELLARQSKEMPLTVGLGPYETVFAEVLPSSDETTGSLARPQPRVDWRPAAGPTIERVRFSSDVPAFGPSWTTPVGESEELVRFAASGNVRIDDATDAELCVLAEGTAELASSLCRLTVDGARVTPSMVSSVGAFAASGAPPEEYWTWFLAPLHAGASEISMEMLAPSTPASFGLYVRGYTRAGTSLAPTEGPAFPTYQPDCASWSRTLVPLTPLAVDDVAARVVPRPIERIDGVYADALDWSEAAAGWGEVRRNASVMEQTMRLGGRSFLRGLGTHAPSRIVFSVPEGCVFFAATIGKDQEVPGGSVVFVVQADGHECYRSPVMSNATAPTDIHIPVAGVDTLTLLVEDAGDGIAADHADWAEARFLRQEEGSQGKPSRGRTD
- a CDS encoding sugar phosphate isomerase/epimerase translates to MNQLARDAPPGLPEIVMCRRPVAHRKEGACRMQHEVSRRDFLRTTAAAAAVSGMAHEAWAQESGLRLGAQSYSFRQFSFEDSLKRLKELGLNVMEFCSVHFPPDAEHPNFGKVKQALLDAGVAVPCFGVEGFGKDKAANRKRFEFAKALGIEVLTADVERDAFDDVEALCEEFKVKIAIHNHGPGARYDKVTDTLTAVEGRSPLLGACVDTGHSIRSGDKPHEVIQALGNRVISLHLKDWLHGGEEQILGEGELDLTAVAKALKALAFNGPAVFEYENHPENPVPDMVKGLANWRAAWQSV